The Tenuifilum thalassicum genome includes the window TGGAATTTATGCCGATATAATCCGGTTTCATTCCCTTCGTTTGAAACTTTAGGAGGATTAACTGGGAAAGGGTGCAGCTGATTTGTATAGATAGGTTTTCCAAACCCTTTTGTTTGCCAGTTGGAAGGAACGGGGATTGTATCCCAATCCGAGTCTGAATAGTCGAGATTTGAGAACTCTTTTGGTGTATCTAAAGGATTTGTTAACAGCTTAAACTTCCAACTCCCATTCAGCATTTTAACAAAATCGGAATTCAGATAAAAGGAGTTTACAGCAGGGGGCTGGGCGTTGGGAATGAGCAAGGTATGAGCAGGAAGTTTATTTACACCAATTATTTCGGGATTTTGCCAATTCTGTGCCAACCCATTTAGGGTTAAGGCACAGAAAAGCACAATCGATATCTTTCTTAGCATATTAGTTCTATTTTAGAAAAGGTATCCAACCAAAACATAAAGCCCAGAGGTACCATAGTTTTTATCCATGGCCATACCATAATCGGCCGAAACAACAAAGTTCTCGTTCATAACCACCTTGAATCCAGCACCAAACGCGGTGTAAAGTCCCTTATACTCATCGGAGAAAAACTGGTCTCTTTGAGCCTGAGGAACATTAGCTAGATCGATATCATACCCTTTAAGAATTTTTCCAGCATCAGCGAAAAGATTCATACCTAGGTAGAAGTTCTGACCAATTGCATTGAAACGGTAGAATTTCCAGCGTAGTTCAAAGTTACCAATTGCAGAATGTTGACCAACCACGCGATTCATTAGTACACCTCTTACGCTTTGTGCACCGCCAAATCCTTCGAGATAGTTACTTGTGGTTAAGTGCTGACGAGAATAAAAAGGCACATTACCAAAAGTCCCCTCGTACCATAAACGGTATGCAAAGGATAACTTCTCTTTAACCAAAGTGAAATACTGACGGTGAATTAACGAAACTCTACCAAAGTTATCATTATTCCCTATAAATTTAGGTGAGGCTCTGAAAAGTAGTTCAGTCCAAGTTCCTTTCATTGGGTTTGTGAGTCGGTCGCGAGTATCGTAAACCAATCCGAACTTGAAACTATTGTCAAAACCTCCATCTTTTTCATCATCAGAGATGATGCCCCAATTTACAAGCTGATCGTAAAGAATAAGAGTGTCAGGAATAAGCTCATCATTATCGCGACCTTTGTTTAGGTGAGCTACATCAACTGTACTAACATCATACCATCCAAGGTCTAAACCGGCAATCCATTTGAACTTGCTATCAGCAATCCTATCTTCCAATAGGAAATCGGCTTTGGCAAGTTTTCTGTCATATTTATAGAATACCTGCGAAATAAAACCGTTTGCATCGATATCTTCGAAATCGGCATTATAAACTGTTTGAGTACCATTAAAACCATAGAAAGGATAGGTACGATTCCTATTAAAGCTTAATCGACCGATAAAATGCTTATTTGGAATAAGCGTATAGGAATCGAAGTAGGCAATTGCATCCATACTCCCCTTAGTATAGGCCGATAGCTGCAAGTAAAGGTTGTGATTAAAGTCGGGATAACGCGAACCATCGCCAAAATCGAAAGAGTTTACTATTGCACCGTAGAGTAAACCCAGGTTTGAGTCATAGCCCAGTGCAGGGAGCACACCAACGGTCCAACCAGTTTTAACATCCTCATTAACTTTTTTCTCTGTGTTTTCCTGAGCAAAAACAGGAAGCATCAAAATGCTTGCGAAAGCAATTAATAAAACGTTTCTCATAGCTATTGCAATTTTAGGTTTAAAGTTTAGGTTTTGAATAGCTATTTATGAAACTAAGTTTTCAATGTCGTTCAAATAAAAAGTTCGAACAATTTTAGATGTTCGAACTCTCACATCCTTCTGACTATGTGTTATTTATATCATATAGAGACTAGTAAATTAATTAGGTACTTTTCTTATTTGAACTTCTAAAAGCCTTTTTATATTCCGATGGTGTCATGCCAGTTTCCTTTTTAAAAAGAGTGTTAAAAGATGTTTTAGAATTAAACCCAGAATCGAATGCAATTCCTAAAAGGGTCTCATTATCGTACTTTGGGTCAACCAATCGGCGTTTAGCTTCGTTAATTCTAAATGCATTGATATAGTTGAAAAAGTTAACTCCTAAATCTTTATTCAAGTAGCTAGATATTTCCTGTGTGGTAACTCCAACCTGATCGGCTAGGTCCTGAATGGTTAGCTCATTATTAAGGTACGGTTTATTCTTTACCATGAACTCGTAAAGCATATCTCCAAACTTATCAGATTTTAAGGTATTCTCTTTTGAGGGAACATCTAATTTCTGTGGTTTCTGATATTGGTATAACACCGGCTGGTGAATACCATAGTAACTTATTGAGAATGTAAACACTAATAAACCTAAATGGAAAAGTTCAATGGGGTTAAATGGGAAAATATTTTGAGTTGAGAATACTAGAAACGTGATGCCTGAAGCAAAAAAACCTGTAAGTATCCACAACGCCGAATTTTTGATCCAGCTCAGCATGATACTTTCGGATCGGTACGAAAAATGGTCGCCGAGCGAGTGGTTGTGCCTGCTGATTAGTTTAAGTGAAATCCACCAGTAGTAAAGCATAACCACTAGAAATGATGTAAAATTAAACAGGGCAAGCCACGTGATAGAACCTTTATGGTAAAAGTTGATTGAATTGATATCGATTGGACTGCCCCACAATATTGATATAATCAGAAATAGGTAAAGCGGCGACAGGTGAATGTGAATATTACTAAGTTTAGTAGGCTTTTTCGAAATTAATAACTTGGTGTAAAAGTAAAGGAACGGCCCATAGCTAAAAGGAATAATAATAAGATCGGGCAACCATTTCAGGTAAACGGCATTTATTAGCGAATAAAGCATCTCAAAGCCTATAACAAAAAGCCAAACTATTAAAAGATTATCTGCTGCTCCCTTATTTGGCTTTCGATAAACAAGCAAGGCCGCAAACCATGCCTGTATTAGACCAATGTGATAGATAGGGAAAATGTCAGTCATCGCATTTCTTTTGTTGTAAATGTAAATAAAACTCAAAAGAAAGAAAAGAGATTTTTATAGAGTGAACGGGAATCTCTGATATGGCTTTGTCATACCAGATTTTTGGAGGAAACTCGAATTGAAGAATTTGAGGAAGTTAGAAGAAGTTAGAAGAATTTAAAAAATGGGGTCTGAATGAATTAGAAACAATCGGAATGATTCTGAAAATTTTAGGGACCATGTTAACTTTTCCCCTGCGTGGCTTTATGTTTTACACTGAGAGATTCTGAAAAGCCAATCCAACTATAACTTGAATAGAATGCAAATGTCGCACAGTAACATTTTTTTTCGTTTAACGATTTTCACCTTTATCCATCTTCACCGGAGTTTAGTTATAGTTTTTGGAGTGTAGATTAAAAGGTTTACTATCAATCTTATTGAGTAACATTTAGCCCAGCAGAGCAAAATAGCGAAAGCGAAAAAAAATTTCCATTACGATTGACGATGAAGAGAAATCATAAAGCGTAGATGAGACGTCGCAATGCTACATCGGTCAAAAACCTTAAAGAAACAATTTGTTTTACATATCGAAACAAAACATTAGTACTCTATAATTAGAAGACCTTTCTTCAGAAACTCCAACTGACTTGGTTACTAATACAATTACAAATAACGCTAAGAAAAACATCATGAAAAAACATGAATAATATTGGGACAATTTAAAGTTTTTTCATCACCTATTATTAAAATACAGTTTACTACCTGTGCTAGAAAACAAATAAATTTTTAAAATGGTCAGCAGTATATTGCATTTTGTGATATTTTTTTTACCTTAGACTAAACAACCCAACAGCAAACATTTAAAAGATTTGAAAAAACACATTTATTAACAAATTATTAAATCATTATGACTAACAAGCTTTTCGTTTTACTCATTTTATTTTCTTCAATTTCTGGTTTTTCTCAAAGCAATTTGATAGGTAAAAAAGCACCAGAGATAAAGATAGAAAAATGGATTTACCCAAAAATAAAAGTTGCCAATTGGCAAGTTCGGGAAGTCCCTAGTGATTTATCAGGTAAAGTGGTTGTTCTTGATTTTTGGGCAACAAAATGCGCACCTTGTGTAGCTTCAATTCCGAAACTTAATGAGTTAGCGAAACGATTTCCAGAAATAGTTTTCATATCGATTTCATTTGAAAAGGAAGAACTCATAAATAGGTTTTTAAAAAAGATGGTAATGTATTACCCAGTAGGTTCAGATCCAACCGAGGCTACTATTAAAAAATTTGGTGTTACAGGCTATCCAGAAACTTTTCTCATTGATAAGAATGGAATTATTCAATGGCAAGGGAGCCCATTTAAACTATCTGAGAAAATATTAAAAAAAGCGATAGGTAATTCAGAGACTCAAAATAGTTTAAGTATTAATGATTCTGAATTTCCTCATAAAAATTCAGCTTATGATTTTACGCTAAAAAAGAATGAATTAGGCATGAATGAAGCATCGTATTTTCACTACTCACCTTTTGACATAAATGTTTTTAATTTAGACCTTCCAACTATCATATCCGCTTTCTATGGATATAGCAAATCACGACTATTATTTAAGGATACTCTGCTGCTAAATAATACATATGATATTACATTAAAGGCTAATAGGGAAGTAACCACAGAAGCAAATTGCATGGAGATTTTTAAATATCTGTTGCCAAACAATCTAGAGTTTGAAATGAAAAATATTGAGAAAGACACTTTTGTTTATGTACTTCAAGTCTATAATGATATCATATTAAATAAGAATCTAACTAAATTTGACTATTCGGGTAGCTCAAAGGACAATTTAAAATGGAGGCTGACAGGAGCAACTCTGAAGAACCTGAAAAACTTTCTTGAAAATGAATATAATGCCATAATTGAACTAAAACTGCAACTTGATAGTAAATTTGATTTTATTTTACCTTCAAATGACTTCGAAGCTACAGTTGAATGCCTTAGAAAGGAGTATGGTATTGAACTTAAACCACAAAAATTAAAAACAAAATTTATAGAGATTAGGCGAAAAAGCATATAGCATTGGTCGATTTAACATGTAGTGACTTTTCCAAAATATCTACCCATTAAATTAGAGTAAGGTTTGTTATTAAATACCATAAAGGCGGACTACTGTAGCAGAAAGTACTCTCAAAACAATTGGCAATAGTAGGTTGAACCATTTCAAAAATGTGATAATGAAGTGTTGCATGTGACATTAGGCAAAAGCCCAAAGAACCATATTTTTATACCGAGAGAAGGAGAGGATTTCTTGTTAAAGCAAGTATGTTTGTTAAAGGTGCTTATCGGAATAAGTTGGAAAAATCCGAAAGAATAAGGAAGATAATTAAGGAACAAAATTATTTGAAATAATATATCAAAACCCAAAAAGATTTCTGAGCAGAATAAAAAAACGATGAGGCTGCTTTTCAGACAACCTCATCGTTAAACGTCTATAGTCAAAAATATTAATCTTCGAACTTATCGAGTAGAATCTCAAGAATCTTAACAGCAGCGGCCGATACTGATGTTCCAGGACCAAAAATACCAACAACACCTTGGTCGTAAAGGAACTGGTAATCTTGTGGTGGGATTACGCCGCCAACAATAACCATGATATCCTCGCGACCTAGTTTTTTAAGTTCTTCCATTACCTGGGGAACCAAGGTTTTATGGCCAGCAGCAAGGCTCGATACTCCAAGGACATGAACGTCGTTTTCAACGGCCTGCTTTGCTGCCTCGGCAGGGGTTTGGAATAGAGGTCCTATGTCAACATCAAAGCCTATGTCGGCATATCCTGTTGATACCACTTTAGCACCACGGTCGTGGCCATCTTGTCCCATTTTAGCAATCATAATACGGGGCTGACGGCCTTCGAGTTCTGCAAATTTTTGGCAGAGTTCACGAGCTTTCTGATAATTGGGGTCGTCCATAGATTCTGATGAGTAAACGCCTGAGATTGATCGGATAACTGCCTTGTATCGTCCAACCACCTTTTCACAAGCATATGAAATTTCACCTAAAGTTGCGCGTTTTTTGGCAGCTTCAACCGAAAGTTCAAGTAGGTTGCCCTCGCCAGTTTCAACGCAGCGTGTAATGGCATCGAGAGCAGCTTGTACTTCGGCCTCGTTTCGCTCAGCGCGTATTTTTTGTAAGCGACGAATCTGAGCCTCACGAACTGCGGTATTGTCAACGTCTAATATCTCAATGGGATCTTCTTTTTCCAGGCGATACTTGTTAAGACCAACAATGACATCCTTGCCCGAGTCGATACGTGCTTGCTTACGAGCAGCAGCCTCCTCGATCTTCATTTTTGGAAGTCCAGTCTCAATGGCTTTAGCCATTCCACCAAGTTCCTCAACTTCCTGGATTAACCTCCAAGCCTTGTGTGCTATTTCATGGGTGAGATACTCAACATAGTATGATCCAGCCCATGGGTCAACAGCACGACAAACATTGGTTTCCTCCTGAATGTAAAGCTGTGTATTACGAGCAATACGGGCAGAAAAATCAGTTGGAAGGGCAATGGCCTCGTCAAGGGCATTTGTATGCAAGCTTTGGGTATGCCCTAACGCTGCTCCCATAGCCTCAATACAGGTACGAGTCACATTGTTGAAAGGATCCTGCTCAGTTAAACTCCATCCCGAGGTTTGGCTATGAGTACGAAGAGCCATGGACTTTGGATTCTTAGGATTGAACTGTTTTACAATCTTAGCCCAAAGCAAGCGAGCAGCACGCATCTTGGCAATCTCCATGAAATGGTTCATGCCTATTGCCCAGAAGAACGAAAGGCGAGGGGCAAACGCATCGATATCAATACCTGCCTTAACACCAGTGCGTAAGTACTCAAGTCCATCGGCTAAGGTGTAAGCTAGCTCAATGTCGGCTGTGGCACCTGCCTCTTGCATGTGGTAACCCGAAATTGAGATACTGTTGAACTTGGGCATATTCTTCGAGGTGTACTCAAAAATATCGGCAATGATACGCATGGAGAATTCAGGTGGATAGATGTAGGTGTTTCGCACCATGAACTCCTTAAGGATATCGTTCTGTATGGTACCACTTAGCTCCTCTAGCTTTGCGCCTTGCTCTAGAGCAGCAACAATATAGAAGGCCATTACAGGTAGCACAGCACCATTCATGGTCATTGAAACCGACATCTTGTTGAGGGGAATACCATCAAAAAGAATCTTCATATCCTCAACGGAGTCAATAGCAACACCGGCCTTACCAACATCACCAACAACACGCTCATGATCGGAATCGTATCCACGGTGAGTGGCAAGGTCAAAAGCAACCGACAAACCTTTTTGTCCTGCAGCAAGGTTTCTGCGATAAAATGCATTTGACTCCTCGGCAGTTGAGAATCCAGCGTACTGACGTACAGTCCAAGGTCTCATTACATACATGGTGCTATAGGGGCCACGTAGGAATGGAGGAACACCTGCAGCATAGTTCAAATGCTCCATATTCTCTAGGTCGGCCTCAGTAAATGCCGGCTTAACAGGAATCTGCTCGGGAGTAACCCATTCGGCATCTACATTAAACACATCATTTTTACTATCGATGTGCTTGATATCTATTTTTTTGAAATCGGGTTTCATTCTTTATTTCTTTTTGTTAAGTAAACAGCTTTTACTTTATGCCAAGCATTGACTGATACTTGATTAGCGTATCGAGAAGATTACTCCTAACGCTTATGAAGTTAGTGATACCTTTAGACTCAAGATCGGGTTTACATTCTGGCTCTCCAGCAACAACAAAAATTGCCTCTCCGTTGAGCTTTTGAAACGCTTCAGGCGCTAAAGTAGCATATTCCTCATCGGAACTACAGATTACCACAATATCGGATTTGGCATCAAGAGCAGCCTGTACACCCTCGTCAACTGTTTTGAAGCCAATATTATCAACCACCTCAAAGCCAGCAACAGCAAAGAAGTTACAGCTAAACTGAGCCCTAGCGCGTCGCATTGCCAGGTTACCAAGAGAAAGCATAAACACTTTTGGCCTACGCCCACTGCTATCGGTTCTATAACGCAACTCTTCAAAAGCTTGAGCACCACGATAAGGAACGAGCGGTTGAGCAATGGCATCGGCAGGTTTTTCTGCTACACTTCGCTTTACAACATCGGGTTTAACCTTATTTAAATCGGCAACCTCGGTAAAGTTTGGATACTGGTTAGTACCAATGAGTACTTCACGTCTTGAAGCAATATTTGCATCGCGTTTTGCAGCAACCTCAGCAATTTTATTCTGAATAAACCCTTTTGTAAAGGCCTCTCGATATCCACCCTGCTCATCAACCTCAAGAAATAGGTTCCAAGCATGCTCTGCTATGGAAGCTGTAAGGTTCTCAATATAATAGCTGCCTGCTGCTGGGTCGGCAACCTTACCAAAGTGCGACTCCTCACGAAGTAGGATTTGCTGGTTACGGGCTATACGCTCGCTAAATGGGGTTGGTTCAGAAAAAGGTGCATCGAACGGTAAAACATTAAGTGAGTCAACTCCTGCTAGTACAGCACTCATACTTTCGGTAGTTGTACGAAGCATATTAACATATGGGTCGTAAACGGTCATGTTCCACTTGCTAGTCTCAGCATGAATACTCATTCGAGCCGACTCTTTATTTGAAGGGCCGTATGCCTCTACCATTTTGGCCCATAACAACCTAGCAGCACGGAACTTGGCCATTTCCATAAAGTAGCTAGAACCTACTGAGAAGTTAAAGCGAAATCTTGATGTTAGCTCATCAATGCTGAAGCCTTTATCGGATAATGCGTTCAGATAATCGCTGGCCATTGCAAGTGCAAATGCTAGTTCCTGAACAGCGGAAGAGCCACTGTTATGGAATACATAACCATTAACTCCAACCACCTTGAAGTTTGGATACATTTTAACCGCATTCAGAGCATCTACTAAGCCCTCATATGATGAATCCTTCTCGCAGCAGAACTTTCCTTTAAGCGATAAGGTTGTAAGTGGACTATAGTCAATTGAACCTTTAATATTTGATGGACTTACACCCGACTGCTCAAAGTATTGAACAATAAAAGGAAGCGTTCTGGCAGTAATAGGACCACCAATGAAGTTTACCTCGATTTTTGCAATGTCAATATCTTTAAGTAGACGACTAATAGAGTCGTATGAAGGTTCGCAATCGGTGCATAGCCTGAAACCTAATGATTCAACGCCTCGGTTAATCATTTCGAGCGCCTTTTTATTGGCCTCGGTTGGTTTATCGAGGCATACATCAAAATCCTGACGGATAAGCCAAGGGTTACCTTTTTGGTTGTTACCACGAACGTAAGGAAAATCGCCAGGTTTAACATGTACGGTTTCAAGCCTTTCAAGATCCTCGGAGCGATAATATGGCCTAACACTGAAACCTTCCAGCGTTTTCCATACCAACTTTTTATCGTAGTCGGCTCCTTTTAAATCCTTGCTAATTACTGCTTCCCATTCTGGTGTTGAAACAGGTGGAAATTCAGCAAAAAGCTTTTCGTTACTTTTTTCTGCCATATTCAGACTTTTAGGATTTTAGATTCGCAAATTTAACAATTGCAAATTTAGATGAAGGGTATTTTTGGGTGATAATTAATAGAATAATGCTGTTAAGCATAAAATTTTAATTTATCAGGGTTAAACATGCTTAACATTAACATTTATGACAACTTATTCTTTATTAGCCTTAATTCAATTATTAATGTTGATAGCTAATGCAACCAACATCAAGCTTAACATTAAATTAACTGTAGAAAGGTTCAATTTTTTTAGAATGTAACCCTACAAGAAATTCCAAAAGCAGGTGGGCTATATGCATAAGAAAGGTTAGGATTAAAAACCTTTGGTTCTACTCGAAATGAGAGATTGTCGTCTACATTCCAATCGTACAAATGAGCATCGACATTGGCATCAAGGATATTGAGAATGTAAACTGCGGCAAATCCAAGTGCAGATAGGTCGCGATTACGCCTGTAGCTATCCATATAGTACCGGAGTTCCTCTTCGGTTCTCTCCCCATTAAACTCATCCACCGTATTTGGGTCATCATCTACAAGATACAGAACGGCAGTTTTAAACCGATTATAACCACGATTATTCCAATCGAACATGAAATAGAAAGTGGACAGTCCACCATAAATTACTGGTATTTTCCAATATGTTCCATTATAGGCCTGTCCCATACCAGGCACTAATGTCGAAAGAATGGTTGCTGCGGCTGGAGAGTGTTTCCCTTTGTTGTAAACCAGCACAGCATCGGAAACACTAGCTAGGTAAAAGGCTGTTGCTGCGGCGTAGTATAAGTTCCGCTTTTGCTTATACTCCTTAGCCTTTATTTTGTAATTTTCACGATCAGGATCGTCTGAAGATAGGGCAAGATAAGTTTTTTGCCAGCTCTTGTAGCTACTATTCATTTGATAACCCTGATAAGCCATTAGCCCCATTCCGGTATAAAAAACTGGGACCTTCCAATAATCGCGGTTATATATTTGTCCATAACCAGGTAAGAGATGCGACCCAAGCCATATTCTTGTGGTCAAATCGGGAAGTTCTTTTTTTGTTTCGGTTTTAAGTTGTGCAAACGAATTGCTACTAAAAAGAAGTAAAGCAAAAACCACAAAAGCCGACAAGCGTTTAGCTACATGTCGGCTGGAAGTAAACCAAATAAGGCCACACATCTGTTTCAACACGAATCTACTCCTCGATCTTGATAAATTTCTCTAGAATAGCTTCTAGTTCGTCTTGGTTATTATAGGAGATAACAATTTTACCATTACCGTTATTACCTTTTTTAATATCGGCACGTAAACCTAAACGGTTTGTAAGGTGCTCTTTTAGCACCTCTTCTTGCTCCCCAAGGTTTTGTTTAGGCTTTGGCTTATTATCTTTTTTGGGCTCATTAGCCAATCGGGCTAACTCCTCAACCTTACGAACCGAAAGTCCCTCTTCAATTGTTTTCTGATAAATCTCGATTTGAACTTTAGGATCTTCAATGGTAATAAGAGCACGTGCATGACCCATTCCAATAAGATTCTGACTTATACCAAGTTGTATTTCGGCAGGAAGCTTTAGAAGGCGGAGATAGTTTGAAATGGTTGCCCTTTTTTTACCAACTCGTTCCGAAAGGGTTTCCTGTGTTAAATTACACTCATCCATCAAACGTTGGTAGCTAATAGCTACCTCTATTGCGTTAAGGTCCTCGCGTTGAATATTCTCAACCAAGGCCATTTCAAGCATCCCTTGGTCATCGGCAGTTCTAACAAAAGCAGGAACAGTTTTAAGACCTGCAAGTTTTGCTGCTCTTAATCGCCTTTCACCCGAAATAAGTTGAAATCGGCCATCGAGTGCTCTAACTGTAAGGGGCTGAATAATGCCAAGCTTGCTTATTGAATCGGATAACTCTTGAAGCGCCTCCTCATCGAACTGGGTACGTGG containing:
- the omp85 gene encoding Omp85 family outer membrane protein → MRNVLLIAFASILMLPVFAQENTEKKVNEDVKTGWTVGVLPALGYDSNLGLLYGAIVNSFDFGDGSRYPDFNHNLYLQLSAYTKGSMDAIAYFDSYTLIPNKHFIGRLSFNRNRTYPFYGFNGTQTVYNADFEDIDANGFISQVFYKYDRKLAKADFLLEDRIADSKFKWIAGLDLGWYDVSTVDVAHLNKGRDNDELIPDTLILYDQLVNWGIISDDEKDGGFDNSFKFGLVYDTRDRLTNPMKGTWTELLFRASPKFIGNNDNFGRVSLIHRQYFTLVKEKLSFAYRLWYEGTFGNVPFYSRQHLTTSNYLEGFGGAQSVRGVLMNRVVGQHSAIGNFELRWKFYRFNAIGQNFYLGMNLFADAGKILKGYDIDLANVPQAQRDQFFSDEYKGLYTAFGAGFKVVMNENFVVSADYGMAMDKNYGTSGLYVLVGYLF
- a CDS encoding helix-turn-helix domain-containing protein encodes the protein MTDIFPIYHIGLIQAWFAALLVYRKPNKGAADNLLIVWLFVIGFEMLYSLINAVYLKWLPDLIIIPFSYGPFLYFYTKLLISKKPTKLSNIHIHLSPLYLFLIISILWGSPIDINSINFYHKGSITWLALFNFTSFLVVMLYYWWISLKLISRHNHSLGDHFSYRSESIMLSWIKNSALWILTGFFASGITFLVFSTQNIFPFNPIELFHLGLLVFTFSISYYGIHQPVLYQYQKPQKLDVPSKENTLKSDKFGDMLYEFMVKNKPYLNNELTIQDLADQVGVTTQEISSYLNKDLGVNFFNYINAFRINEAKRRLVDPKYDNETLLGIAFDSGFNSKTSFNTLFKKETGMTPSEYKKAFRSSNKKST
- a CDS encoding TlpA family protein disulfide reductase, producing the protein MTNKLFVLLILFSSISGFSQSNLIGKKAPEIKIEKWIYPKIKVANWQVREVPSDLSGKVVVLDFWATKCAPCVASIPKLNELAKRFPEIVFISISFEKEELINRFLKKMVMYYPVGSDPTEATIKKFGVTGYPETFLIDKNGIIQWQGSPFKLSEKILKKAIGNSETQNSLSINDSEFPHKNSAYDFTLKKNELGMNEASYFHYSPFDINVFNLDLPTIISAFYGYSKSRLLFKDTLLLNNTYDITLKANREVTTEANCMEIFKYLLPNNLEFEMKNIEKDTFVYVLQVYNDIILNKNLTKFDYSGSSKDNLKWRLTGATLKNLKNFLENEYNAIIELKLQLDSKFDFILPSNDFEATVECLRKEYGIELKPQKLKTKFIEIRRKSI
- the scpA gene encoding methylmalonyl-CoA mutase → MKPDFKKIDIKHIDSKNDVFNVDAEWVTPEQIPVKPAFTEADLENMEHLNYAAGVPPFLRGPYSTMYVMRPWTVRQYAGFSTAEESNAFYRRNLAAGQKGLSVAFDLATHRGYDSDHERVVGDVGKAGVAIDSVEDMKILFDGIPLNKMSVSMTMNGAVLPVMAFYIVAALEQGAKLEELSGTIQNDILKEFMVRNTYIYPPEFSMRIIADIFEYTSKNMPKFNSISISGYHMQEAGATADIELAYTLADGLEYLRTGVKAGIDIDAFAPRLSFFWAIGMNHFMEIAKMRAARLLWAKIVKQFNPKNPKSMALRTHSQTSGWSLTEQDPFNNVTRTCIEAMGAALGHTQSLHTNALDEAIALPTDFSARIARNTQLYIQEETNVCRAVDPWAGSYYVEYLTHEIAHKAWRLIQEVEELGGMAKAIETGLPKMKIEEAAARKQARIDSGKDVIVGLNKYRLEKEDPIEILDVDNTAVREAQIRRLQKIRAERNEAEVQAALDAITRCVETGEGNLLELSVEAAKKRATLGEISYACEKVVGRYKAVIRSISGVYSSESMDDPNYQKARELCQKFAELEGRQPRIMIAKMGQDGHDRGAKVVSTGYADIGFDVDIGPLFQTPAEAAKQAVENDVHVLGVSSLAAGHKTLVPQVMEELKKLGREDIMVIVGGVIPPQDYQFLYDQGVVGIFGPGTSVSAAAVKILEILLDKFED
- a CDS encoding methylmalonyl-CoA mutase family protein; this encodes MAEKSNEKLFAEFPPVSTPEWEAVISKDLKGADYDKKLVWKTLEGFSVRPYYRSEDLERLETVHVKPGDFPYVRGNNQKGNPWLIRQDFDVCLDKPTEANKKALEMINRGVESLGFRLCTDCEPSYDSISRLLKDIDIAKIEVNFIGGPITARTLPFIVQYFEQSGVSPSNIKGSIDYSPLTTLSLKGKFCCEKDSSYEGLVDALNAVKMYPNFKVVGVNGYVFHNSGSSAVQELAFALAMASDYLNALSDKGFSIDELTSRFRFNFSVGSSYFMEMAKFRAARLLWAKMVEAYGPSNKESARMSIHAETSKWNMTVYDPYVNMLRTTTESMSAVLAGVDSLNVLPFDAPFSEPTPFSERIARNQQILLREESHFGKVADPAAGSYYIENLTASIAEHAWNLFLEVDEQGGYREAFTKGFIQNKIAEVAAKRDANIASRREVLIGTNQYPNFTEVADLNKVKPDVVKRSVAEKPADAIAQPLVPYRGAQAFEELRYRTDSSGRRPKVFMLSLGNLAMRRARAQFSCNFFAVAGFEVVDNIGFKTVDEGVQAALDAKSDIVVICSSDEEYATLAPEAFQKLNGEAIFVVAGEPECKPDLESKGITNFISVRSNLLDTLIKYQSMLGIK
- a CDS encoding DUF5683 domain-containing protein — its product is MCGLIWFTSSRHVAKRLSAFVVFALLLFSSNSFAQLKTETKKELPDLTTRIWLGSHLLPGYGQIYNRDYWKVPVFYTGMGLMAYQGYQMNSSYKSWQKTYLALSSDDPDRENYKIKAKEYKQKRNLYYAAATAFYLASVSDAVLVYNKGKHSPAAATILSTLVPGMGQAYNGTYWKIPVIYGGLSTFYFMFDWNNRGYNRFKTAVLYLVDDDPNTVDEFNGERTEEELRYYMDSYRRNRDLSALGFAAVYILNILDANVDAHLYDWNVDDNLSFRVEPKVFNPNLSYAYSPPAFGISCRVTF
- a CDS encoding ParB/RepB/Spo0J family partition protein, encoding MSKKMALGKGLGALIDDAVDPTRKTDLTEEKKVVSELVNEIDIDKIDVNPYQPRTQFDEEALQELSDSISKLGIIQPLTVRALDGRFQLISGERRLRAAKLAGLKTVPAFVRTADDQGMLEMALVENIQREDLNAIEVAISYQRLMDECNLTQETLSERVGKKRATISNYLRLLKLPAEIQLGISQNLIGMGHARALITIEDPKVQIEIYQKTIEEGLSVRKVEELARLANEPKKDNKPKPKQNLGEQEEVLKEHLTNRLGLRADIKKGNNGNGKIVISYNNQDELEAILEKFIKIEE